The Kordia sp. SMS9 DNA window CATTGGTAGATGCTGCACGACTGTTGATCTTATCTCACAATATCAAATCCATCAACAATACTTTAGAACGTTATGAAAAATTAGCGGAACTAGAACCTCAAAATAAAGACACCTATCTTTTTTGCATGGAAGCCTATAAAAATCTTTTACGTTTTAGAACGCACCACGGATTAGCAAATGGTAATTCTGGTCGCTTTATAGATTTAGCAGCACTTACCAAAAGGGAACGATTGCGATTGAAACGCAGTTTTAAAGCAATTAAAGAAATACAAGAGTTGATCAAAGTACGTTTCAAACTCTCTCAATTATTATAATATGAATTGGTTTAGACGCAAATCGTATCCTGAGTTTTGGAATACTTACAGTTCCTATTTTAAAACATCACAAGAACAACAACTTGAACACATTCGATTTGTGGTGTTTGATACCGAAACCACAGGTTTGGACACGAAAAAAGACAGAATACTTTCCATAGGTTGTATTGCTGTGGAAGGTTTAAAAATAAAAGTAGCGGATCAATTAGAAACCTATGTAATACAAGACATATTCAATAGTGAAACGGTAAAAATACACGGTTTACTCAAAGAAGGGAAGCTGACCAAAATTGACGAATTGGAAGCTGTACAACAGTTTCTAGCGTATGTCAAAGATGCAGTATTGGTAGCGCACCATGCGGCATTTGATGTTGCAATGATCAATAATGCGTTGCGAAGACTTGAATTGCCAAAACTGAAAAACAAAACGTTGGACACGGGACATTTATTTCAAAAAACGAAATTAGACACTAGCAAAGCACATTTCAGTCTCGACGAGCTTTCCAAACGTTTCAACATTCCCTTGCACGACAGACACACTGCTTCAGGTGATGCGTATATTACGGCATTGCTGTTTTTAAAAATCCTTTCAAAACTAACCGCGAGAGATC harbors:
- a CDS encoding PolC-type DNA polymerase III, which codes for MNWFRRKSYPEFWNTYSSYFKTSQEQQLEHIRFVVFDTETTGLDTKKDRILSIGCIAVEGLKIKVADQLETYVIQDIFNSETVKIHGLLKEGKLTKIDELEAVQQFLAYVKDAVLVAHHAAFDVAMINNALRRLELPKLKNKTLDTGHLFQKTKLDTSKAHFSLDELSKRFNIPLHDRHTASGDAYITALLFLKILSKLTARDQLTLKDLLRPVRVI